In a single window of the Fibrobacter sp. UWB15 genome:
- a CDS encoding ATP-binding protein translates to MKKIKLKRLMPLNPAIIVVAVAVVVLVVVYALGAREFYFNQIEEAVTQETQRLSLDLGKTLNFGKSSIKLVSQSVSKKMDGPELRRPESVFLSMKDDVPFSKIEYIRKDGLKLSYDDEPVDVSESEFFRQGILGKSGIWIDYTGKKFGEARINIYTPLYYGDSVIGVITGILGGKKDISPMLRYTVNGEQTIGLLCDRELTLVASNVVDSDYGESFEIRAQKFFPQEIVNVIKKNAMLKEPKAFRVTTEFGSSIVCIMSINEVGWFVVQMVPYHVLANVTKVVAIKAVLALFFVVLFFAIYFHSIFRTNRRLRNEMEGKHLNVINALTDSYGSAFVIDSRTGQSECYSIDPMASRYMQDAFEKAPHYDQLASLYVNRIVLLEDRPLFDKVVTLDRLNREFMKRDRFEFIYRISKDGVIHYMQIHYVKPSKDRPEIVMGIKLIDESMNAELEKRKELNEQRVALVKALDRAQRADKAKSNFLFSISHDIRTPMNAVLGYDTLAQRYIQNLNLTDSETSLLNYYLGNIQSAGKLLLDMINSVLSLTSIESGYDKLEETPVLTAALTEDLVTTFEQTARQKNIMLQIARNIKARCIYVDKVKFHQILMNVVSNAIKYTRGGGLVRISMRDLPHENPEMCNIEMVVEDTGVGISEEFLPRVFGAFEREQSALTRGIDGTGLGLSIVKKLVDMMHGTVNITSRVGEGTRVVVVTPHRIAEDDPVQALPEVQPFKRNLSGKSILMADDDPQSCEIVSNLLTSLGAEIVCVENGNECYRQVDRSPAGSFDLILMDLKMPRGDGFETTALIRKLENPRKSRLPIIALSASAFDEEKKAAFEAGVNGHVAKPIDFAELLDSIAKLIK, encoded by the coding sequence ATGAAAAAGATAAAGTTAAAACGTTTAATGCCACTGAACCCGGCAATCATTGTAGTGGCGGTTGCTGTGGTGGTGCTTGTGGTGGTGTATGCCCTTGGTGCGCGGGAATTCTATTTTAATCAAATTGAAGAGGCTGTTACCCAAGAAACTCAGCGCCTCTCCCTTGACTTGGGCAAAACGCTGAATTTCGGGAAAAGCAGCATTAAACTGGTGTCCCAATCGGTATCGAAGAAGATGGATGGACCGGAGCTTCGCAGGCCCGAGTCAGTCTTTCTTTCCATGAAGGATGATGTTCCTTTTTCAAAAATTGAATATATCCGTAAGGACGGTCTGAAACTATCTTACGATGACGAACCGGTGGATGTTTCCGAAAGCGAATTTTTCCGTCAGGGCATTCTGGGTAAATCGGGCATTTGGATCGACTATACCGGAAAAAAGTTCGGTGAAGCGCGAATCAACATATATACGCCCTTGTATTACGGCGATTCAGTGATTGGTGTGATTACGGGAATCCTTGGTGGAAAAAAGGATATTTCTCCCATGCTTCGTTATACGGTGAATGGTGAACAGACCATTGGCCTTTTGTGCGACAGGGAACTGACTCTTGTCGCCTCGAATGTTGTGGATTCTGATTATGGCGAGTCTTTTGAAATCCGTGCCCAGAAATTTTTCCCTCAAGAAATTGTCAACGTGATTAAGAAGAATGCCATGCTCAAGGAGCCCAAGGCATTTAGGGTAACCACGGAATTTGGATCTTCAATTGTCTGTATCATGTCCATTAACGAAGTGGGCTGGTTCGTGGTGCAGATGGTTCCGTATCATGTGCTGGCTAACGTAACAAAGGTTGTGGCGATCAAGGCCGTTTTAGCTTTGTTCTTTGTCGTATTGTTCTTTGCCATTTATTTCCATTCCATATTCCGCACGAACCGCCGCTTGCGAAACGAAATGGAAGGCAAACACCTGAATGTCATTAATGCGTTGACGGATTCCTATGGTAGTGCCTTTGTGATCGATTCAAGGACTGGTCAGAGCGAATGTTACAGCATTGACCCGATGGCATCTCGCTATATGCAAGATGCGTTCGAAAAAGCTCCTCATTACGACCAGCTTGCCTCTTTGTACGTGAATCGCATTGTTCTGCTCGAAGATCGCCCCTTGTTTGACAAGGTCGTGACTTTGGATCGCTTGAATCGCGAATTCATGAAACGTGACCGCTTTGAATTCATTTATCGTATTTCGAAGGACGGTGTAATCCATTACATGCAGATCCATTATGTAAAGCCTTCTAAGGATCGTCCCGAAATTGTCATGGGTATTAAGCTTATAGACGAATCCATGAATGCCGAACTGGAGAAGCGTAAGGAACTTAATGAACAGCGGGTGGCTCTTGTGAAGGCTCTTGACCGCGCCCAGCGTGCCGACAAGGCAAAATCGAATTTCTTGTTTAGTATCAGCCATGACATTCGAACTCCCATGAATGCCGTGCTGGGCTATGACACCTTGGCTCAAAGGTACATACAGAACTTGAATCTGACGGATTCGGAAACATCGTTGTTGAATTACTATTTGGGTAATATCCAATCTGCGGGAAAGCTTTTGCTGGATATGATCAATTCGGTCTTGAGTTTGACTTCTATCGAATCGGGCTACGACAAACTGGAAGAAACGCCTGTGCTGACTGCCGCGTTGACAGAAGACTTGGTGACTACATTCGAACAGACTGCAAGGCAGAAGAATATCATGCTGCAGATTGCTCGAAATATCAAGGCGCGCTGCATTTATGTGGATAAGGTGAAGTTCCACCAGATTCTAATGAATGTGGTGAGTAATGCTATCAAGTATACGCGTGGGGGAGGCTTGGTTCGAATCTCGATGCGAGACTTGCCTCACGAAAATCCGGAAATGTGCAACATCGAAATGGTGGTGGAAGATACCGGCGTGGGAATTTCTGAAGAATTCTTGCCGAGAGTGTTCGGCGCGTTTGAACGCGAACAGTCTGCCCTTACCCGCGGCATTGACGGTACCGGCCTTGGCCTAAGTATTGTGAAGAAACTGGTGGACATGATGCATGGCACGGTGAATATCACCAGCCGTGTGGGCGAAGGGACCCGTGTGGTAGTGGTAACGCCCCATCGAATCGCTGAAGACGATCCGGTTCAAGCTTTGCCTGAGGTGCAACCATTCAAGAGGAATCTTTCTGGAAAGAGCATCTTGATGGCAGATGACGATCCGCAGTCTTGTGAAATCGTATCGAACCTGCTGACGAGTCTAGGCGCCGAAATCGTTTGCGTCGAAAATGGCAATGAATGTTACCGTCAAGTGGACAGGTCGCCTGCAGGTTCCTTTGACTTGATTTTGATGGACTTGAAGATGCCCCGTGGTGATGGTTTCGAAACTACGGCGCTGATTCGCAAATTGGAAAATCCCCGCAAATCTCGCTTGCCAATCATTGCGTTGTCGGCAAGCGCCTTCGACGAAGAAAAAAAGGCCGCTTTTGAAGCGGGTGTTAATGGACATGTGGCAAAGCCCATTGATTTCGCTGAATTGCTGGATTCGATTGCGAAGTTAATCAAATAG
- a CDS encoding M20/M25/M40 family metallo-hydrolase has product MEQKTIDLVVKAIHEKMPAYIQTLSDLVKIPSISFDNFDQKHVLDSAEKVKELFLQAGLTNVQFLLPPSGRPSVYGESLTSPDKPTVLLYAHHDVQPPMREALWNTKPFEASLQGDRLYGRGTADDKAGIVTHLAALEQVRAWKKSDGPNLKFLIEGEEESGSAGFETILKKNAALLKCDAVIVADLGNFAKGTPSITTTLRGMSAVNVELKATKAPLHSGSWSGPIPDPGQVLCRMISSMTDGKGNILIPNFEDTLVPPTEAELASYKSLGMTEKIFRNDGGILDSVKLKVPEDEILLSLWRRPSVVVTAMEVGSRTNAGNVLQNSAYARIGIRLAPGMNADVATQQLVEFLQAQVPYGLQCSITTEDGANPFVTDTTHPFFQKMSESMAKAYNAETKFIGCGASIPGAELFRNTFGDIPILLTGLEDPECNAHGENESLYLPDFEHGIVAEALFFGEIC; this is encoded by the coding sequence ATGGAACAGAAAACAATTGATTTAGTCGTCAAGGCCATCCACGAAAAGATGCCCGCCTATATCCAGACCCTAAGCGATCTGGTAAAAATTCCGTCTATCAGTTTTGACAATTTTGACCAAAAACACGTGCTGGACTCCGCCGAAAAGGTCAAGGAGCTCTTTTTGCAGGCAGGGCTCACCAACGTGCAGTTTCTGTTGCCGCCCAGCGGACGCCCCTCTGTATACGGCGAAAGCCTGACTAGCCCCGACAAGCCGACGGTACTTTTGTACGCTCACCATGACGTACAGCCCCCCATGCGCGAAGCGCTCTGGAATACCAAGCCTTTTGAAGCAAGCCTCCAGGGAGACAGACTCTATGGCCGAGGCACCGCCGACGACAAGGCCGGTATCGTGACTCACTTGGCTGCCCTTGAACAGGTTCGCGCCTGGAAAAAGAGCGATGGTCCGAACCTCAAGTTCTTGATCGAAGGCGAAGAAGAATCCGGAAGTGCAGGTTTCGAAACCATCTTGAAAAAGAATGCCGCGCTTTTGAAGTGCGACGCCGTAATTGTGGCAGACCTCGGCAACTTCGCCAAGGGCACCCCCTCGATTACCACCACGCTCCGCGGCATGAGTGCGGTAAACGTAGAACTCAAGGCCACCAAGGCCCCGCTCCATTCGGGCAGCTGGTCGGGCCCGATTCCTGACCCGGGTCAGGTTCTTTGCCGCATGATTTCAAGCATGACCGACGGCAAAGGCAACATCTTGATTCCGAATTTCGAAGATACGCTTGTACCTCCCACTGAAGCGGAGCTTGCCTCGTACAAGAGCCTCGGCATGACCGAGAAAATTTTCCGCAACGACGGCGGTATTCTGGACAGCGTCAAGCTGAAAGTTCCCGAAGACGAAATTCTCTTGTCACTGTGGCGCAGGCCCTCGGTCGTGGTGACCGCCATGGAAGTCGGCAGCCGTACCAACGCCGGTAACGTTTTGCAAAACTCTGCCTACGCACGCATCGGCATTCGCCTTGCCCCCGGCATGAACGCCGATGTCGCTACCCAGCAGTTAGTGGAATTCTTGCAGGCGCAAGTCCCCTACGGCCTGCAATGCAGTATCACTACCGAAGATGGCGCAAACCCCTTTGTGACCGATACCACTCACCCCTTCTTCCAGAAGATGAGCGAATCCATGGCAAAGGCATACAACGCCGAGACCAAGTTTATCGGTTGCGGAGCTAGCATCCCGGGCGCAGAGCTATTCCGCAACACCTTCGGCGACATTCCTATTTTGCTCACGGGCCTCGAAGACCCCGAATGCAATGCCCATGGCGAAAACGAAAGCCTCTACTTGCCCGACTTTGAACACGGCATTGTAGCCGAAGCCCTATTCTTTGGAGAAATCTGCTAA
- the hflX gene encoding GTPase HflX → MRDFTIEHKPQKERCILVGISTPKVRSWLATEQLAELGRLAETAGAEVVQSFLQRVQNFSPATLIGEGKVNEVKRALEELDAKMVVFDDDLSGSQVRNLEQRLPGIKVLDRTGLILDIFAKHAVTAESRLMVEVAQLQYMMPRLTGAWTHLCRQHNGGIGTKGPGETQLETDRRMIRKRIQELKKKLEKIENARESQAENRNDIFHIGIVGYTNAGKSTLTNRLTDADVYVEDKLFATLDSTTRKLYLDGENIILSDTVGFIRKLPHNLIETFKSTLGVAAHADCILEVVDGSAPDYREHLEVTHHTLEGIISPETPRIRVFNKAEVCDEARRTELRENYPEAIQVSARENIGMELLRTAFKEQLAEWHKKREAHEKSEKERSEAPWKEV, encoded by the coding sequence ATGAGAGATTTTACCATAGAACACAAGCCTCAAAAAGAACGTTGCATACTCGTGGGAATATCGACCCCCAAGGTGCGATCCTGGCTTGCCACTGAACAATTGGCTGAACTGGGAAGGCTTGCAGAGACTGCAGGAGCCGAGGTGGTACAAAGTTTCTTGCAACGAGTGCAGAACTTTAGCCCGGCAACTCTCATTGGCGAAGGCAAAGTCAATGAAGTCAAACGAGCTCTAGAAGAGTTAGACGCAAAAATGGTCGTGTTCGATGATGATCTCTCGGGCTCCCAGGTTCGAAACTTGGAACAGCGCCTCCCTGGAATCAAGGTGCTCGACCGCACGGGACTTATTCTCGACATTTTCGCAAAACATGCCGTAACCGCAGAAAGCCGCCTGATGGTCGAAGTAGCGCAACTCCAATACATGATGCCTCGCCTGACTGGCGCCTGGACACACCTTTGCCGCCAGCATAACGGAGGTATCGGCACCAAGGGTCCCGGCGAAACCCAGCTGGAAACCGACCGTCGAATGATTCGTAAGCGTATCCAGGAACTCAAAAAGAAGTTGGAAAAAATCGAAAATGCCAGAGAAAGCCAAGCCGAAAACCGCAACGACATTTTCCACATCGGTATCGTAGGCTACACCAACGCAGGCAAGTCCACGCTAACCAACCGTCTGACCGACGCCGACGTGTATGTAGAAGACAAACTATTCGCTACACTCGACAGTACAACCCGAAAGCTTTACCTCGATGGCGAAAACATCATTCTGTCCGATACCGTGGGCTTTATTCGTAAACTTCCGCACAACTTAATTGAGACTTTCAAAAGCACTTTGGGTGTGGCGGCCCATGCCGACTGCATCTTGGAAGTCGTTGACGGTTCCGCTCCCGATTACCGCGAGCACCTTGAAGTCACGCACCACACGCTCGAAGGCATTATCAGCCCCGAAACGCCAAGAATTCGCGTCTTCAACAAAGCCGAAGTCTGCGATGAGGCCCGCCGCACGGAACTCCGCGAAAACTACCCCGAAGCAATCCAGGTGAGTGCCCGCGAAAATATCGGCATGGAACTGTTGCGCACCGCCTTTAAGGAACAACTGGCCGAATGGCACAAAAAGCGCGAAGCCCACGAAAAAAGTGAAAAAGAACGTTCCGAGGCCCCTTGGAAAGAGGTATAA
- a CDS encoding ABC transporter permease: MKFRLTQESLNRLKRFRKNKRAFWSLVVLVVAYLLSLTSSWTVNDEPLLMRFQGKTYFPAFVRYSEADFGGEYQTEADYGKLFESVRKCEEDAAEGFTRAGGCPDVWTIMPPIAHDPLKADLSEEGTPPFAPSARHWLGTDSNGRDVLARLIHGFRICISFSLLLTVLGTFLGIVIGGIQGYLGKFWDTGMQRFIEIWSSLPMLYVVILIGSIYGRSFWLLILIMAAFNWISLSYYMRAEFLKLRGMTYVQSAKVLGLGHRHIFFKEILPNAMTPVVTLFPFTLIGGIGSLTSLDFLGFGLQPPTPSWGELMSQGLNNLYAPWISVSTVAALFVTLLLTTFVGEGVRDAMDPKSGDRYV; encoded by the coding sequence ATGAAATTTCGCCTGACACAAGAATCATTGAATCGCCTGAAACGCTTCCGCAAGAACAAGCGTGCGTTTTGGTCGCTGGTGGTACTTGTGGTGGCGTATCTTTTGTCGCTCACGAGTTCTTGGACCGTAAATGATGAACCGCTCCTGATGCGTTTTCAAGGGAAGACTTATTTCCCGGCGTTTGTGCGCTACAGCGAAGCGGACTTTGGCGGTGAATACCAGACCGAAGCCGATTACGGTAAATTGTTCGAATCGGTGCGGAAATGCGAAGAAGATGCCGCTGAAGGCTTTACGCGAGCCGGCGGCTGCCCCGATGTGTGGACGATTATGCCCCCGATTGCGCATGACCCGCTGAAGGCTGACTTGAGCGAAGAGGGAACGCCACCTTTTGCTCCTAGCGCAAGACATTGGCTCGGAACCGACAGCAATGGCCGCGACGTGCTTGCTCGCTTGATTCATGGATTTAGAATCTGCATTAGCTTCAGCCTGCTTTTGACGGTGCTCGGAACATTCCTGGGCATTGTGATTGGTGGCATTCAAGGTTACCTCGGCAAGTTCTGGGACACGGGTATGCAACGTTTTATCGAAATTTGGTCGTCGCTCCCGATGCTTTATGTGGTGATTTTGATCGGTAGCATTTATGGCCGTAGCTTCTGGCTTTTGATTTTGATTATGGCGGCCTTCAACTGGATTTCGCTGAGTTACTACATGCGTGCGGAATTCCTCAAGTTGCGCGGCATGACTTATGTGCAGTCGGCAAAGGTGCTCGGCTTGGGGCACCGCCACATATTCTTCAAGGAAATTTTGCCCAATGCCATGACGCCTGTGGTGACGCTTTTCCCGTTTACGTTGATTGGCGGTATCGGTAGCCTCACTTCGCTGGACTTTTTGGGCTTTGGCCTGCAGCCGCCGACTCCGAGTTGGGGCGAACTCATGAGCCAGGGCCTCAACAACCTTTACGCACCGTGGATTTCTGTGAGTACGGTTGCCGCCTTGTTTGTGACGCTGCTCCTCACCACGTTCGTAGGCGAAGGTGTGCGAGATGCAATGGATCCGAAGTCGGGAGATAGATATGTTTAG
- a CDS encoding NAD-dependent deacylase, which translates to MSTTKFPRLVVLTGAGISAESGLRTFRGNDGMWEHENIDDVCTPEGYYRDKKRVKDFYNFLRKGLKEHEPNAAHFALAELEQRLGDDFLLVTQNVDNLHERAGSKRVLHMHGDLMRLTCEHNPKHEFIFDGEETLETRCPFCGAMSRPDIVFFGEQPLYMEEIQDALRHCKEFVYIGTSSVVYPAAGFKSFAKNFGAKVTCLNLEVPTSDPYTDVFVEGKATDIVPKWCKNFK; encoded by the coding sequence ATGAGTACTACAAAGTTTCCCAGACTCGTCGTACTGACCGGTGCCGGCATTAGTGCGGAATCGGGTCTTCGTACATTCCGCGGCAATGACGGTATGTGGGAGCACGAAAACATTGACGATGTTTGCACTCCCGAAGGCTACTACCGCGACAAGAAGCGCGTGAAGGACTTCTACAACTTCTTGCGCAAAGGGCTCAAGGAACATGAACCCAACGCCGCCCATTTTGCCTTGGCCGAGCTGGAGCAGCGCCTAGGTGACGACTTCTTGCTGGTGACGCAGAATGTAGACAACCTGCATGAACGTGCTGGTTCCAAGCGGGTACTGCACATGCACGGCGACTTGATGCGCCTGACCTGCGAACACAACCCGAAACACGAATTCATATTCGACGGCGAAGAAACTTTAGAAACCCGCTGCCCGTTCTGCGGAGCCATGAGCCGCCCGGACATCGTATTCTTTGGCGAGCAGCCGCTGTACATGGAAGAAATCCAAGATGCCTTAAGGCACTGTAAGGAATTCGTCTACATCGGCACGAGCAGCGTCGTGTACCCCGCCGCGGGCTTCAAGAGTTTTGCAAAAAACTTTGGCGCGAAGGTGACTTGCTTGAATCTGGAAGTGCCCACCAGCGACCCCTACACCGACGTTTTTGTAGAAGGCAAGGCAACAGACATTGTACCCAAGTGGTGCAAGAATTTCAAATAA
- a CDS encoding dihydroorotate oxidase gives MSFNCVNHEYYLNFGDRVLAFIRRIFHNNPEFRHDSLKHAARFAPYIPFMGGRPDLSKTLKRVITFPDHSNSLYLGCPIILAAGANKTAKRICDYANMGFGGITVGTATRKFREGNTHRPRIGFLENERAIHNSMGLNNEGVEVIARRADEQLTKAHKVGLCVGVSVAETPGLTDDEEKLKDLLESFAIAYKAGDFIEINLSCPNTGESRVDMDLTLTERIFGEIMKYRNAQAIRKAVYAKISPDLSERHLVNVMDMIVRTGVNGVVVGNTYPTKKISELPVETKFEDLTPLRADGDCGGMSGRPLYENMMWNVTYIRKHYPQISVIACGGIDHGFKIFDLIKLGVDAVECYSVVAFRWMAAHAMRKELEAALLETGYTTLSDYDDHNPKQTKTV, from the coding sequence ATGTCTTTTAATTGTGTAAACCACGAGTATTACCTGAATTTCGGCGACCGTGTCTTGGCCTTTATCCGCCGCATTTTTCACAATAACCCGGAATTCCGTCACGATTCTTTGAAACATGCAGCCCGGTTTGCCCCCTACATTCCTTTTATGGGTGGTCGCCCCGACTTGAGCAAGACTCTCAAGCGCGTCATTACCTTTCCGGACCACAGTAATTCTCTGTACCTGGGTTGCCCTATCATTTTGGCGGCCGGTGCCAACAAGACTGCCAAGCGCATTTGCGACTATGCGAACATGGGCTTTGGCGGCATTACCGTGGGAACTGCTACCCGCAAGTTTCGCGAAGGTAACACTCACCGCCCGCGTATCGGCTTTTTAGAGAATGAGCGTGCTATCCATAACAGCATGGGACTCAATAACGAAGGGGTCGAAGTCATTGCGCGTCGCGCCGACGAACAGTTGACCAAAGCCCACAAGGTAGGACTTTGCGTGGGTGTCTCGGTGGCGGAAACTCCGGGACTTACCGACGACGAAGAAAAGCTGAAGGACCTGCTCGAAAGTTTTGCCATTGCCTACAAGGCCGGCGACTTTATCGAAATCAATTTGAGCTGCCCCAATACCGGTGAATCCCGCGTCGACATGGACCTGACACTCACCGAACGTATTTTCGGCGAAATCATGAAGTACCGCAATGCCCAGGCGATTCGCAAGGCCGTGTATGCCAAGATTAGCCCTGATCTGTCGGAACGCCACCTGGTGAACGTGATGGACATGATTGTGCGTACGGGCGTAAACGGTGTAGTGGTGGGTAATACTTACCCCACCAAGAAGATTAGCGAACTCCCGGTTGAAACCAAGTTCGAAGACTTGACTCCGCTCCGTGCCGATGGCGATTGCGGCGGCATGTCGGGCAGGCCGCTCTACGAAAACATGATGTGGAACGTAACCTACATCCGCAAGCATTACCCCCAGATTAGCGTGATTGCCTGCGGTGGCATTGACCACGGCTTCAAGATCTTTGACTTGATTAAGCTTGGTGTCGATGCGGTGGAATGCTATTCGGTGGTGGCTTTCCGCTGGATGGCGGCTCACGCCATGCGTAAGGAACTGGAAGCGGCCCTTTTGGAAACGGGTTATACCACGCTTTCGGATTACGACGATCACAATCCCAAACAAACTAAAACTGTTTAA
- a CDS encoding ABC transporter ATP-binding protein produces MSNSLPVLQVRDLSVAFGFDKKGKPRDGVKPLQVTDRVSFDIYAGEFFALVGESGCGKSVTAMSILRLLPQPSAQIVEGSVLYRASDNTAPVDLAKLPLADLQKVRGAEIASIFQEPMQALNPVVTIKKQLMEVFKFCGIKGDCLATIREMLASAGFKDIDRVLNSYPHELSGGMLQRVCIVMALLSKPKLIIADEPTTALDVTVQAQVLAVLKDMASRMGTAVLLITHNMGIVSQYADHVAVMYAGRIVETGAVRDVIDSPMHPYTQGLLAAIPENHSDMRTMKSIPGSVPHPRDFAKGCRFADRCEKCANATPEMRVKCLSKEMPPRATAEASEGHEAFCFICSAN; encoded by the coding sequence ATGTCTAATTCTTTGCCGGTTTTGCAGGTGCGCGATCTCTCGGTGGCTTTCGGTTTCGACAAGAAGGGGAAACCTCGCGATGGCGTTAAACCGCTGCAGGTGACGGACCGTGTTTCTTTCGATATTTATGCCGGCGAATTCTTTGCGTTGGTGGGAGAGTCGGGCTGCGGAAAGAGCGTGACTGCGATGAGCATTCTGCGCTTGTTGCCGCAACCGAGTGCGCAAATTGTCGAAGGATCGGTTCTTTACAGGGCTAGCGATAATACCGCTCCGGTTGATTTGGCGAAGCTGCCTCTAGCCGATTTGCAGAAGGTTCGCGGAGCCGAAATCGCGAGCATTTTTCAGGAGCCTATGCAGGCCCTGAACCCGGTGGTGACCATCAAGAAGCAACTGATGGAAGTTTTCAAGTTCTGCGGCATCAAGGGCGATTGTCTTGCGACTATCCGCGAAATGCTTGCATCGGCAGGCTTCAAGGATATCGACCGTGTGTTGAATTCATATCCGCATGAACTTTCGGGCGGCATGTTGCAACGTGTATGCATCGTGATGGCGCTGCTTTCTAAACCGAAACTGATTATTGCCGACGAACCGACGACGGCGCTGGATGTAACCGTGCAGGCACAGGTACTCGCCGTGCTCAAGGATATGGCTAGCCGCATGGGAACAGCGGTGCTATTGATTACCCACAATATGGGAATCGTGTCGCAGTATGCAGACCATGTGGCGGTGATGTATGCTGGCCGCATTGTAGAAACAGGTGCTGTTCGCGACGTGATTGATTCTCCGATGCACCCGTATACGCAGGGCTTGCTGGCTGCTATTCCTGAAAATCACAGCGACATGCGCACCATGAAATCGATTCCTGGTTCTGTGCCGCATCCGCGTGACTTTGCCAAGGGGTGCCGATTTGCGGATCGTTGCGAAAAATGTGCTAACGCTACACCCGAAATGCGTGTGAAATGCCTTTCAAAAGAAATGCCCCCGCGTGCAACCGCCGAGGCATCTGAAGGTCACGAAGCATTTTGCTTTATTTGCTCTGCTAACTAA
- a CDS encoding thioredoxin-like domain-containing protein — protein MTIRNAILALLFTVGASFAVPWLGVTFKKATFENHLALNVIGVHPESGCFTAGMVAGDQIVGVEGQTLTGMAQIQSAVANHKAGQKVKIEIVREGKKKTLAVALTERPDDISSLTGSAIGSKIAKFGENFYKNGEKRKEKPKATLLDFWATWCGPCRKTLPVLANIYKKYSDKGLEIIGIADESVDVLNDFYAHQHASPYPLYRDAKKEMWMRYGIHAVPTLMLLDKDGYIKRVWSGAPTEYMIEQILKDVIN, from the coding sequence ATGACTATTCGCAATGCTATACTCGCGCTTCTCTTTACGGTGGGCGCTTCTTTTGCCGTCCCTTGGCTGGGCGTTACCTTTAAAAAGGCGACTTTCGAAAACCACCTCGCCTTAAACGTCATTGGCGTGCATCCGGAATCGGGCTGCTTTACGGCGGGCATGGTTGCGGGCGACCAAATTGTTGGCGTTGAAGGTCAAACGCTTACTGGCATGGCGCAGATCCAGTCGGCGGTTGCGAACCATAAGGCGGGACAAAAGGTCAAAATCGAAATCGTGCGCGAGGGTAAAAAGAAAACGCTGGCCGTCGCCCTTACCGAACGTCCCGACGATATCAGCAGTCTCACGGGGTCAGCCATCGGCAGTAAAATCGCCAAGTTCGGCGAAAACTTCTACAAGAACGGTGAAAAGCGTAAGGAAAAGCCGAAGGCCACCTTGCTCGACTTTTGGGCCACTTGGTGCGGTCCTTGCCGCAAGACGCTCCCGGTGCTTGCAAACATCTATAAAAAGTACAGCGACAAGGGTCTCGAAATTATCGGCATTGCAGACGAATCGGTGGACGTGCTGAATGATTTCTATGCCCACCAGCATGCGTCGCCGTATCCGCTTTACCGCGACGCCAAAAAAGAAATGTGGATGCGCTATGGCATCCACGCAGTTCCAACACTAATGCTGCTGGATAAGGACGGCTACATCAAGCGGGTCTGGAGCGGCGCTCCTACCGAATACATGATAGAGCAAATCCTTAAAGACGTAATCAATTGA